A region of the Numenius arquata chromosome 2, bNumArq3.hap1.1, whole genome shotgun sequence genome:
GCAAGTAGATTTAGGCAGTTCAGAAATTATAAGAAAATGGCAGGACGACACAGAGCTTTTTGCTATATGTCTTAAGAACTCAGATGGAAACAGGAGCAACAGAATGGTATTTGAAATCTCCCTTTATTAGGCAACTACGTGCTCACAATCCACGATCTCTTCAAAAACTAAATCATTTGGTACTGATAAATCAACATTAAGGATTATTGTCAAAGCCTCAAACACATCCCAAAAATATTCCTAACTAGGTTCCAAGCTACAGTGCCAGACACTGCCAAGATTACTCATAAGCTTCCAAACTAAACCAGGATTAGgtgcttccttctcctctcttctccaccaTCAGACTGTTGTTGTACTGCAAATAAAGGTTCATCAAGGGGGTGAAGAGTTCATGTCTCCCTAGGACATCAATACTTCACTGATTACTGCAGATTTCCCAAAGGGACTAGCATTCTCTACAATAGAGAAAAGAGGCTTGAGTTTTAAAGAGAACTTTTTCCACCCAGGATCACTAAGAACTTTAACACTCTTGCTATCTCTCCAGAGGCAAATTTAATTTATCCACTGTTTACCGACATATAGGCTAAAGAACAGTTTCACTGCATAATGAGTAACAGCAGTGCcatgtatttttaatgactgaaaaGGAGATAGACATACCAAATGGCAAGGCTGGAAGCTGCTTACCACTATCAATGACAGAGGATAACTCTTCATTATATGGAAAGCAAGAACAAGAAGAGCGCTTTGCCAAAAAGTTGAAAGCAAAGGTGTAGAGACGTCATTACAAAGAACCCTAATAACTTTCAAACAATAGTAAGCTTCTAAAGGTTTAAGGTTGAAAAGAGTCTTGTACTTCTAATCTGGTAACAGCACTTAATTATGATGTGTAAGTTTTTATGAATTATATTGAGCTTGTATTAGCTTGTGTGTAAGTCTGCTAACATTGTTTCAAAAAACCCTACAACTATACGAAGCAGGCTTCGGGCAGAATGCTATTtctgaaaacactaaaacctttaTTCATAACTCTTTTTTTGAACAGCACTCATACTGAGTGATAAAAACTTTAATATAACAATGCTAGCTTTAGATTAGAAGACAGATTGCAAAGTACTGCAAGTTCAAACTGGCCAGCGCAGGTATCACAGATGTACCTGAAGTCACAAATGCATGTTTGCTCTGTTCTCACCAGAAGTATTCAGggtttctggctgctaccttcaTACAGCAAAGGGAAAGATGTTACCCCTAGTAACTGCAGAACTAGATAAAGGTCCTTGTATTCCCCATCATCACCAGGGAGAGGACGGAGTGGcatggaaaagcagcacaaagtTCATTGTTTCACAgtgggccaccaccaccaggacaCAATGGCTAGCTGTGCTCTAGCAGAAAGGCAACTCATCACCACTCAGGCAAGCCAGCAGTGAACTAGCTGGCTTCAGCTGAGGTGAGCagtaagcagcagcagctggttagTACATCAAGCTGGCAGCACAACTTACCAgacccgccttttttttttttttttttaaagaatgacacTGTCATCAAGAGACAGAAGAATTTTGTTCAAAAAGCCAAAAGGAAACAGACAAAACATGAAGTAATAGTCACAAGATCGTAACCATTTCTGCAGTAACCACGCAAAGGAGTGAGTGTTGAAGCAGTTATATTGATGTAAAAAAACCTGTGCTGCTGTGCAATGCTAAAGCTAAAATAGAGCACTCCAACTTTCCTTCCAGTTCTCCTTCACACCAGCAGAAAACACATCACAAATTAAAAACAGACTGATGTTGCAACGTATCCAAACAAAGCTAAATTTGCTTAAATGTTTTTCCTGTATCTGTCACTTCAGTAATAAGTCTGTGTTAGTATTTTAACTCCCGAGACATGTCCAGGCTGCTAAAACAGGACAAAACATCGAATGAAGGCACTAGCTCAGCTGATCATCAGATCAGTtagaaacacttcagaaaaaatgaCTGCTGACACAAGTACAGTGTGGCTGACACGTCTATGATGTGGATTCCATTTTGTGCACCATCAGGGTGGCGAAGCAGAAAGCCGTGCAGCCACAAAAGTTCCACCAGCATCTTTTCAGGGTGGCAGCAACCACACAGTAAATACATTCAAGTCCTGTTAGTTTGAAATACAGCATCCAAACTATCTTTTTAAAAGCtatcaaaaatgaaaatacattttgcccACCCTaattagagagaagaaaaactaaaataattacaaaatttgCATGAAAATAGCTTTTTCCAGATAATAAAAAAACCTTATTGGACAAGTCTGAAAAGTGATACCCTTTGCATAGAAGGCCCATCATGTTCAATAATTTAACTAATTCTCCAAATTTATGCAAGTTTTAAAACACGTATGATGGTTTTACCATATGCACAACTTAGGGCTTCTCCTTACTTGGAAAAAATAGCATTATACTGCATGTGGaaacatttattaatatttaactgTTACAAAAATCTTCAAGAAACAACTTACAAAAAGTggatgaaaaagcacagaaattaaattataatatGCTTGCTTATGTACGGCAGGTCTCCCTCACCTCCATTTTCGTCTTGTTTCAATATTGCAACAATATTGGTACATGTTTAAGGTAGCAGCCTTATCCAGTATACATACAAATTGCAAGTGAGAATAAATGCAAGTATTTCCATTACCACTACAATTAGCGCACAAGGCCAGGCAAATGGTTAAAGATATTATTTATGAGGGAGCTCAGCTTCCCCTGATGAATCACATTCTGGGTACTGACAAGGTCAGACCAtcattcaaataaaacaaaacctatgaatagaactctttttttttttttttttgattacccTAGGTCATCTGGAAACAAACTGGGCTTAGagtgtttaattttaatttcccaCTTGacacattttctatttatattcaaataagtaaattttgCAGTGCCTAAAAGCATTACGGTGCATCAGCTTCTCTGAGACACTGTACTAATGCATGATGTTGAAACGTGCACCAGGAATACAAAGTTCTATCAGAATCTGTCAGTACAGGATCAAAGAAAAGAGGCAGCCTTGTCAACGACCTGCATTGTGCGAAGGAGCTCCCAAAATGACAGGTTCATTAACGCAAAGGAAAACAAGCCATATGGACAGGGCTTGCATTATACAGAACAAGTCAGAGGCAGTTAGCCTGAACTGAAATCATTACTTACCCGCAGAATCGACTGGACTGTCTGCAGAGGATAAGTGAGGGTGGTGGCTACTGCTTTGGCTATTGCACCAATGACAAAAGCATCCAAGGATGTGAGCTGTCAAACAGATAAAGAACGTATTTGACATTGTACCAAAACAGCCAGTTACCCTTATGCATTTGGGGATTCCATACTTAGATAATCTGCTAGCAGGTACTAATATCTTTGGCATAAAGATTTCACAAAGTCTCCGggtcttctcattttaaaaagttagTTATAGGTCAACCAACTTACTTTCCCACAACTAAAGTTTATTTGTAGCTTTTACCTGATCACAAGCTTTTGCATTACTAACTTACTATAACTAGGTTACTAAAAAAATATCAGAGATAAAGCCATACAACTAGACCAATTTAAAACACCAAGAGTAGACAAAAGATAAGAGAAGTAGTATTTAAACATATCAATCAGAAGCATTTCAGCTTTTGCAACATTCAAGCTAGTACAAGGCACTTGTGAAAAGGTGACAGTGGAAGAATCCTTGAACACCACTCTATAGTCCTACAACATAATGACTACGCTATCAGGCAGAATCTTAGTCTTGATGATACAAGCTAAAAATCTCATCCTCTATTAGTTTAGAACACCTGCTGGAAGCTCATCCTCACCTCCAAATCCCACAACGTTCCACAATGCACCAAATACATGGCCACAGCCTAACCTGATTACAGTGCATCTCAGTCTAACACTGAATTAATCACTGAAAATAAGCAGGTGCCCATATCAAAGCAGGCTCCAAATTTGCAAAGTATGTTTATTCCAATCAGAAATATGCACATCTTTAAAAAGTCAATCTGATATACTTAAGACAATCAAGAAAAGatcaaataagaagaaaaattttatccaaaaataaaagcatctatGGAAAGACCATTgctagggggaagaaaaaaaaaaacactaaaaatattttcttcctccgTTACCCATGGACAAAACATGCCCAAATTTAAGGTAGAAGTAATTTAAGAGAAACACAAGAAATAAAGCAATTAGACAACAGGCAAATAACAGCGCAGGGGAAAGTTCAGCTCATCACTCAAAAGATGCAATATCCATAATGTAACTAGATAGATCCATCAGGCACTAGTAGAGTGCTACAGCTGCAGTATTGACTAAAGACGGCAAAAACCTCAAGCCTCATTTATGATGCAAAGTctcatgtaaaaataatttcactgtctTGAGGAAAAACAAGATGCCTTTGTAACACACTGATATCACCTAACATTTTGATATAGCCAAATGCATTCTAAAAGTCTCACAAATTAACAGCCAAGCACCGCAGCTTAAACGTATTATATGTTATGATACTATCCTAAAATGTAACACAAATGCTTTTCAGTTTGCTAAAACACACAGAAGGACCGTGAGTTCAGGTCATCATATCTgatgtagagaaaaaaagaataaagaaagagaaagggactATAAAGGTGGGACAGAAAAGTGGTTCTACCTCTATCTGGAGAATTGGGGAGGTATGATTGCAATGCTGTATTCAATTCTAGTTTCTATCCTTGGAAAAAGGATATTGAAAAATTGAcggcttcaggaaaaaaaagtgttaaaatgaCAGGGTCCAAAACAAATCTGTGATACTTCAACGGCTCGATATGCTTGATTTATTGGAGAAAGTGTTAAGAGCTGACTTCAAAACAGTCTGTACATACATTAGAATTGAAATCTCTAAGATTTGTTCAACCTGTGAACAAATCTAAATAAATGTGGACAAGAGGTGCagcttatgttttgttttgttgggtttttttggttttgttttgttttgttttttttaacaggaagagGAATTCATCACAGGAATATCCTCCCTAGGGACATGAGAGATTCCAATCTCACTTCACAATCATGGATCTTTTTAATAAGATATACtaactcaaaaaaaccctcaaaaatacAAGATTCAGAACCAAACCTACAGTTCTGGATTTGCTCAAGTAACACATGCCAAAGAAAATGTCCATCACCTGGCCTCAAAACATACTCACTTGCAGCTGCTTTTTCAAGAGCTTCCGTTTAGAGCCTTCATAAAACATGAACTGTATGGCAGGATTGAAGACCAGCAGCAAAGAGGGGAAAGTACCATTCCATAAAGCTAAGACTCCTTCATCTCGTATTATCTGATGAAAGGCATCTgagaagaaaggtgaaaaaaagtcattaaaattttGAGTACAAAATTCTGACTGTAGAAGATGAGAAGTTACACTTAAAGGCCTATATTCAAAGTGTATTAAAACCTGCTGTAATcttttatgttactttttttccccattctcctTCCATTCTACTCTggaatttaacagaaaaatagtaACAAAAGAGGTCCTTCAGTTCACACCACCATTAATGTAAACAAAGCTCTCTCCACAGACACCCTGCTCTTTATAGTGCAAGCTCAGCATCAACAACAATCTTGTTCAAAATGACAacagtatttatttacttatttttaaaaggaagaccgCCTGAACTTGTGGGTGATTAAGAGATTAAGGTTAGTGAACCTGAATTTGCAGATTGTCTGTCCAAACTCAGACTCCCAGCTACCACTTCACTGGGCTCACTACTACTCCAGGATTTGTATGATAAGAAACTTGCCTTTGCAAAAGGTATTTTAGTTACAGATGTGCATTCTGCAAACTCTTAATTACCATCAGAAATGGCCAAGTCCAGTTTCCTGTAAAACTCAATGACTGCAAAGTGACAGAGAAGCATAGACATTCCAGGGTGAAATCCACTAGGTGAATAGAAGTCTTTGAACTTCAGAGTCCTTTAAGTTCATTTAATGAACTTCGCTTTGGTTGAAGACAACAACAGGTGCTTACCTATTATGCCTTTATAATTGGTTGGTACAATGTCTTCATTTCTAAATTTTGCTCCCTGCAGCTTCAGACGTGTGTTCACTACCCAAAGAGGCGTGGTCAACAGGACATTCACTACACctaaagcaaaacacagcacaaaGAAAATCAGCCCAAATCAGAAGATTTCAATGTTTTCTTATCTACTTTTACCCCAATTCACACACTACTGAAACTACTGGtaggaagagaggggaaaattaAGACAGTGTAACCGCAAAAATAAACTGGTGATTTGTAATAAGCTACTTCAGGTATCCTCCCCACAGCTCCACCACGAAGTAGCTGTCAGCAGATTACGTGCAGTAAGAagcacaaacaacaaaacacatcaGATACGGACACATTGAAGGAATCTGAAGTGAACTTGTTACTTTGCTGCATACTACACCACTCTGAAGCACAACATACTCTTTCATGCCCTACTTCACTCCATAGTGACTTGCTGCCTGCCTACtttcagaaagaaacacagaGTGCTAAGGTTAGAAGGATTATTTTATGAGGAGAGATCAAAACAGATACCTGTTCAATAGTGACTGAGAAAGTTACTTTAAAGAGACTATTTAAAAACAAGCTTCTCATCCTTCTTATTAATATTTCTGCATCACAGAATTTAGCAATTTTTTCTACACTGGTTGCTTTGGTAGGAGTCTGAGTGACAGACTGAATTATTCTGTTATAGTAATATACTGGGTCCATCTCAATATCAAGAACAGTAAATCTGAAAAAAGTGAAACTTCAGTACCTACACTGTGcctatttgttctttttcttttcctttaggaGGGttcaaaaaaagcagaatataaacATATTTCAGTATCCTTCATAAGGCTTACAATCAGCTCAAAAAAAAGTTTTGAGCAAAATCAAGCACTAGAAAAGGCAAGCCACATTAACCTCTCTTAACCAAAGTCAATGCGATTACATTATGGAGTAACATGTTAGAACACAACATACTTGTAATTTTTCACCCAGACTCAGTTACAGAAGTCATTAAACTTCATTTTCCAGAGTGGAAAGggaatttttaatatacttttccAACCTGTATTTGCTACCAGGAGGAGGAACAAGAGATGAGCAGGGAGAATTAGTAAATATCTCAAGTGGAATTTTTCGATTTACATCAGATTTATTCCATTATAATGATATAAACTATGGTCATAGAAGTTGTCATTTAGTTGACAAGCCCTAACTTGCCACTGTAGCATCCACATGAGAGGAAGGGATGAAAAAGAACATAAAGTTCCCACCGTACTTGCATATATCTAGGGATTCACTGTCACTTTTAGATGACCCCAAAAAAGTCTGAATATTGGCACCCAAATCCTTACATTAAAAGCTCTTATTatcctaataaaaaaatatttcagaattggCATATATCTTTCCCTCTGATAAAACCTATCATCTCTCCCTGCCACTTGTGTTCACCACCTAAAAGATGATGCTCAAATACCACGGTAAACAACACACCAGGCACAAATAAAATACTAGATTGCAACAGCACTGTGTTGTGTGCCAGAATTCAGAATACAAACAGCTTATGCACATTATGAGGCGGGGAGGACGCAGAAGAACAGAGTTGTACAATGAAGCAGGTCTGCATACAGTGGGAGGCATAAGCACTCAGTGTGACCTCCAGTGGActtcataaagaaaaacattagatAGAATATACtaacttttttttatgaaattgaaattttttaAGTCCTACCTGCAACAACCCCAAGAACCAAGTCTTTTCCAGTGGTTGAATGCTGACCTTTGACCCAGAGAGCTTTAAGACtattaaatgtataaaaataaacaaaattggaGCAGCAAAGGCTGGAGATAACAGGGAACCATCCTCGATATGGTGCCAACCtaatggagaggaaaaagtcATGGTAAGGATCAGCAAAGGATTTATGTGACCTGTTTGATTTCACATGTTGGTGGAGGGTCCCAGAGATACAATAATGTATACTACACACAACACTAACTAGATATGTCTTTACTATTAATGATAACAAACCATACTAAACTCCTGACTGTACCATAAAAAAATTAAGCACttatatttataaattacagTGATTAGGAATAATGACATTGAAAAGGAGCTGCAGAGGTACAATATATTTACAGTGAAAAGCTTGGGGCTCACTCACTCCAGAAGTATTACCACTGTATTTGCTCTCTACCAACAGTCAGCCATGAACTACAAACATCCAGGGGATGAATGTATGTTTGAAGTATATATGTTAACATACAGTCTGATACAGGCATGAGGAGAATTCTCATCTTTGTTGAGCAATGGAGTTGTAAATCTAACACAAGATAATAACTCAGTAAAGAGATGCTCACATCTCCAAGGAAACAAGGCAATTCTTAATgtagccagaaaaaaataaaaacaactactCCTTCAACATAAAATATCCAAAACTAtagtatagaagaaaaaaaatttgcctCTCAATTCTTACATAATATTTATAGATGGAAGACTAGTTACTGAAATTAATGTTCTCCACCAAGGAGAGCTTTCCAAAGCATGCAACCTGGGAGATATGCAGGTGGGAGGAATTTCTAATAAATGCCTTGCAGTAAAGTCTACAGCAAATCAGTCATGTAAGTGAGAAAAAGACATTATCCATTTAAATTTAACTAGATTAATCACAGGTGAAAAACTGAATATCCCCTTATGATTCATAGCTATCTTATTTTTCAGGTGTTGTGAATGACTGTCATTGTGTATCATCCAAATCTATCTTGATTTAAGAATGATTTCATAACAGCTGACTAACAAAACTCCCTTCTCTGACAGGCCTGTTAAGCCTGTAAAACAGGGACATCTCAACAGTGGCCCTACATACGCAGCATGTTCTACAATACAtccaaaaagaaataatgatACACACCTTTACTTAAGCTGCACAGGACAGGTATCATGTTGAGAGCATAAAAAAGTCTCCTCAACGACTCTTTAGTATTCATTAAAATACTGGGAATACACAGAATATAAGGACCCCCAAGAAGGATACCATAAAAGATGCAAGGCTGGTAAGTGCAGCACCTGACTGTTCTTATGATGTACATGCTAGTTTTTCCATCTTGGATGTATCAAGTGCTTCTCCCTCCCACGTAGCTGGGAATACACCACATCAGGACTGTTTCTGAAGTCACAGGCTTAGCTAACCATACAGGTACAGTTACAAATTAACTGACCATACAGTTAGCCATGAGTAGAATTAAAACAATCTTTGCATCACCTCTCTCTTCTGCGCagcaaaaggaagggagaaacaCCCTCTGGGGACCATGTCCTCTAACTAAGAATGTTAGTCTGGTTTTGCTTGAATTTATTACGAACAACTTCTGATGATTTTTGAACTAAATATCTTGTAGTACAAAACATGAAACTAAGACAAAAAACAtgagtttattttaattacttgtcAGTGCTAGTATCCCTAATTCACAAACAAATACTTCTACACACAAATAAAACCTAAggtaattttatttgctttatctaGATGAGAAAAGCAGTCTCACAAAGGTATAATATGAGACAAGACTAAACAAACTAAATGTGTTGTTATTTGGGGCTGTTATTCCAGATACATCTCTAGAACTAGTATCATTGCTTAGTCAGGCCTTCTCAATAACTTTGGAAGACACAATGTTCCCCTCTTGCCAGAATCactgatttttctgtttcataggAAAAGTAGGATGACCACTTTTGCAGTCTCTCCACTTCAGTTAACTTTTGTCACATGAAGGTGGCAAGTAAACTTCAATtttaacagaaaagggaaaaaaaaaaaaaaaggaaaaatgaaaaattaggaaGTTATGTGAGAACGTGAACAAAAGAAATCACCAACTGACCAAGAAGTACTCATGTATACAACTGCCAACTGCTTAAGTTCAAAGGTAGCAAAACATTATTGGCCAAGATAAACTTTTGCCAACTTTAATGTCCTGGAAGCTTTGGTCTACTTAAGAGTTGCAGGGATTCACTTAGGAAAATGCTTTTGACAAGGACACACACACAACTGTTCTTCCCAGCAAGCTCAGCTCAGGCTACGTGGCAAATACTAAGGCACAGCATTGCTGAAAGTTAATTGCTTATATATAGATCTTGAATGTCACCAGCATGAAGTCACTTGTTTACTTCCACATGCTTAGGAGGAGAAAAAACTTCCAGCTGGGAAACATGTCTCAATTATCCTGTTGAAAGTGGCTCAGCTGCCCCAAGAGTTTCATCTTGGTTATGAGACATGGGCACACCCAAGAATTCAGGCATCCGAAGCTGGTTTATCAGGTACATGAAGGTACATTTGCCTACAAGCCTGCATTTCTGAGGAAGTACAACTACCTCCCTAATGGAGGCACAGTTACATCACTGAACAGATCAACTGCATAAGGTGCTCAAGAAAGTTAATCCAAATTAGCTGAAGCCAAACACGTAAGATAATGCAAGTCATATCACACTTAAAGGGAGGCATTTTAAATCACACAGATACAGGCTAGCTATACCACATAAATTCAAATTAGTTTTAGAGCTTGTCTACATGAAGACAagcagaaaaatcagtatttactcACAGGCCTTCTTCTTTGATTATTTCCAGTAAGACTGCTGGTGTTGTCTTAGACTTCCGCTTCTCATCAACTGGAAAACAGAGGAATCAAACTTTTAGATTATTCCAATTTAACACTCATTTTGAAGTCCTTATCCTTCCTATTCTGAACATTCTCCAGAAAAGcatgtttcttcttcctcataAAGGACAGACATTCCCTATTTCTGTAGCAAATCCAGAAAGCATCTCCTTATTTTCATTAGCTAGGTAAggctacttccttttttttttattcttccccaGACTAGCAGGTTCTGTTGTGCACCAGAATATCTGTAGTTACCAATTCCTAACCTGACAGTTGTGACATGAACTGAAGGTAG
Encoded here:
- the SLC25A17 gene encoding peroxisomal membrane protein PMP34; the encoded protein is MARAGPTVGSLGPVGAAVQPVAAERQQPSAMSSIASYESLVHAVSGAVGSMTAMTVFFPLDTARLRLQVDEKRKSKTTPAVLLEIIKEEGLLAPYRGWFPVISSLCCSNFVYFYTFNSLKALWVKGQHSTTGKDLVLGVVAGVVNVLLTTPLWVVNTRLKLQGAKFRNEDIVPTNYKGIIDAFHQIIRDEGVLALWNGTFPSLLLVFNPAIQFMFYEGSKRKLLKKQLQLTSLDAFVIGAIAKAVATTLTYPLQTVQSILRFGRHRLNPENRTLGSLRNILYLLQQRVRRFGIMGLYKGLEAKLLQTVLTAALMFLVYEKLTAATFTVMGLKHSRKH